The DNA window CGCTCGACGACGGCAAGAAGCTGACGGTGTACGTCACCGAGACCCGGCCGCGATACATCGGGCGGCTCACCGTCCGCGAACTCGCCACGTGGGACGGCGTCGACGCCCACCTCGTCACCGACAGCGCGGCCGGCTACTTCATGCACGAGGCCGACCGCGTCCTCCTCGGGATGAACTGCCTCGTCGACGAGACCTACTACAACCGGATCGGGACCTTCCCGCTCTGTGCGGTCGCGTCGGTGCTCGACTGTCCCGTGACCGTCGTCGCCGCGAGCCGGAAGATCGTCGACGAGGGGTTCGTCTTCGAGAACGACATGCGCTCGCCGAGCGAGGTGCTGTCGGAACCGGCCGAGGGTTTCACCGTCGAGAACCCCGCGTACGACGCCACCCCCCTGGCGCTCGTCGACACCATCATCACCGAGTCCGGCTTCCTGTCGTTCTGACGCCCTCGACTCGTCACGCCGCCACGTCGTGAAACGCGACCGCGCCAGTCTCGGTGTCGTAAATCGCGACGGTGTTGTGTTCTGCTGGCACTGTCGGGAACTGCGCGCCCGGATTGAGGACGACGCAGCCGTCGACCTCGCGGTGGTCGCGTTCGTGGTGGTGACCGTAACAGACCAGGTCGTACGCGCCCGACGAGGCGAGGTCCTCGACGCGCTCGCGGGACTCGCCGTGGAGGACGGCGACGCGTGCGCCGTCGAACGTGAGTTCGGCGAGGCGACCGTGGAGTTCGCTGCCGTTGCCGAGCGCTCTGAAGCCGGCTTCGAGCCCGTCGAGTTCGCCGTCGTTGTTGCCGAGCACGCCGTGGACCTCGAACCCCTCGAAGAACGGAAGCACCGGCGGGGCGATGACGTCGCCACAGTGGACCAGCGTGTCGACGCCCTCGCGCTCGAAGACGGCGACGGCGCGCTCGACGCTCGCGACGTTGTCGTGCGTATCGGAGATGACGCCCAGTTTCATGCCCGGTCGTTCGACCGCCGCGCGTAAAACCGTGGCTCCGCACTCCCGCATTCCCGTGGTTCCGTACCGGACGACCACGGACGGGACTGTGCCGTCGTCGTCCCGTGGCTGTTCACGCCCGCATAAGTAACTCGTCTCCGGAAGAGCGGGATTTTACCAGGGGCGTAACTAACGCGATCGGTCGCGTACGACCCCCGTGAGTACTGAGACGAACACACCGGCGGATAGAAGCGCGATGGGCGTCGCCGAGCGCCCGACCAGTCCGTTCGAGGCGTGGTACGCGACCGAGGTGCCGTCGATCGTGACGGGGCTGCAGGCGTCGCGGGCCATCTCGGTGTCGACCGCCGAGGTCGCGTGGCGACTCATCGACGAGCGGTCCTACGAGCGGGCGCTGGCACTCGTCCTCGGTGAGGCGATCTGAACCGGTGAGGCGATCTGAACGGGCGACCGACACAGCGTCGGTCGCCCGTTCCCCTACATTATTACCTCCCTGTGTGCTCCTTTTCGCGTATGCAAACAGTCGTACTCGCGGCCGGGGAAGGGACCCGGATGCGGCCGTTGACGGCCTCACGCCCCAAACCGATGGTGCCGGTCGCGGACCGCCCGCTGGTCGCGCACACGATCGACGCCGCGGTCGACGCCGGTGCCTCTCACCTGGTATTGGTCGTCGGCTACGAGGCCGACGCCGTTCGATCGTACTTCGGCGACCACTACCGCGGCGTCCCCGTGACGTTCGCCGTCCAGACCGAACAGCGCGGCACCGCCGACGCGGTCCGGGTCGCGGCGGCCGAGCTCGACGACGGCCCGTTCGTCGTGCTCAACGGCGACGCGCTGTACGACACGCCCTCGCTGACGCGGCTGTACGAGTCGGGGCCGGCCGTCGGCTCGTATCGCGTCGACAACCCCTCCTCGTACGGCGTGCTCGTCACCGACGGCGATGGGAGCGACGGCGGGGGGATCCGCGTGACGGGCGTCATCGAGAAGCCGGCGGAGCCGCCGTCGAACCTGATCAACACGGGTGCGTACCACTTCCCGAGCGAGGCGCAGGCCTGGCTCGACGTGGGCGAGTCCGAGCGGGGAGAGCTCGAACTCACGGACGTGCTCGAACGGACCTGCGACGCGTTCGACGTCCGGGCGATCCCGTTCGAGCGCTGGCTCGACGTGGGCCGCCCGTGGGAGCTCCTGGCGGCGAACGAGTGGAAACTGGACGAACTCTCCCCTCGGGTCGACGGCACGGTGGCCGACGACGCGGTGTTGGAAGGGCCCGTCGTCGTCGAGGCGGGCGCGCGGGTCCGGTCGGGCGTCGTGATCGAGGGCCCCGCGCTGATCCGGGAGCACGCGACGGTCGGCCCGAACGCCTACGTCAGAGGGGCGACGGTCGTCGGCGAGGAGGCGAAGGTGGGTCACGCCGTCGAGGTGAAGAACTCTATCCTCATGGAAGGGGCGACGGTCGGCCACCTCTCGTACGTGGGCGACTCCGTCCTCGGCCGCGACGTCAACTTCGGTGCCGGCACGAAGGTGGCGAACCTCCGCCACGACGGGGCCGACGTGAAGCTCACGGTGAAAGGCGAGCGCGTCGCGACCGGCCGGCGTAAGCTCGGTGTCGTGGTCGGCGACGGCGTCAAGACAGGAATCAACGCCTCACTGAACGCCGGCGTCGTCCTCTCGGAGGGGTCGCACGTCGCCCCGGGGGAGGTCGTCACGCGGGACCGCTAGTCGTCCGTGTACAGCCGGAGGAACGTCTGGAAATCGTCGTCGTCGAACGAGAGCGTGAGATCGACGGTCCCGGCGTCGCGGTCGTAGCTCAACCGCCGGAGGTCGACGGCCTCTGCGACGAGCCGTAGCGCCGACGCGAGCGCCTCGTCCGGCGAGCCGTCCGCCGTGACGGCGATCTGGCCCCCGTCGACCGCGACGTAGAGCCCCCGCATCGTCGTGCGGTACGCCCCCTTCGCCTCGGAGACCAGCGGGTTACAGCGTTCGACGAGACCGAGCGTGTTCAGGCGATCGAGCCGGCGGTAGACGGTCGACTCGGAGACGCCACAGATCGTCGCGAGCTGTTCGACCGTCACGGGCGCGCCGGCGGCGGCGGTGAGGATCTCGCGGGAGACGGCGTCGCCGAGCGCGTCGAGCACGGCGGCCGCCTCCGCGTCCCCCCCGAAACCGGGCGTCTCGGTCGGATCACCGAACACCATCGTCCCTGTGAGCGCACCGGTCCGTCTTAGGTGATGTGGTCACCAGCTATGTCGGGCGGTGCGTCGGACCACCCGGGCGGCGCACCCTGTGAGCGAGCGGTCCGGTTCTACACTATGTCTGGGCTCCGCCGCCGTACGCGGGAGCCAGTGGACTGTGCGGCCCGCTCTCCGCAGCGCGTGAGTGTCCGCTCACTCGACGGTGACGCACTTCGCGAGGTTGCGCGGCCTGTCGATCGGCCGGTCGAGGAGGCTCGCCGCGTGGTACGCGACGAGCTGGAGCTGGACGTTGCCGAGGACGCCGGCCACGTCGGGGTGACTCTCGGGGATCGAGAGAACGTAGTCGGCGGCGTCGATGATCGGCCCCTCGCGGGCGCTCGTGACCGCCACGACGGGCGCGCCGCGCGCCTGGACCTCTTTCACGTTGTTGAGCGTCGCCTCGTCGCCGCGGCCGGTGAACACCGCGAAGACGGGCGTCGCGGCCGTCACGAGCGCGAGCGGTCCGTGTTTGAGGTCGGAGGCGGCGAAGCCCTCGGCGTGTTCGTAGGAGATCTCCTTGAACTTCAACGCGCCCTCGAGGGCGACCGGGTGGGCGAGCCCCCGTCCGATGAAGAAGTACGCGTCGCTGCCGGCGAGCGCGGCGGCGACGGCGGCGGCCTCGCTCGTGTCGAGTACCGCCTGGACCTCCCCTGAGAGCCGGGTGATCGCCGTCAGGAGCGCCTCGCTGTCGACGCTCCACCGGCCCGTGACGTCGTAGACGAGCCGTTCGGCCAACAGCGTGAGCGCCGTCACCTGCGAGGAGAACGTCTTGGTCGCCGCGACGCCGATCTCGGGGCCGGCCCGGAGGTAGAGCGTGTCGTCGCACTCGCGCGTCACGGAGGAACCGACGACGTTGGTCACCGCGAGCGTCCGCGCGCCGGCGCTCTTGGCGCGCCGGACCGCGTCGAGAGTGTCGGCCGTCTCGCCCGACTGCGTGACGGCGACGACGAGCGTCTCCGGCGAGAGCGGCGGGAGGAGTTCGGCGTACTCGCCCGCGACGGCCGCGCGGGCGTCGAACCCGTGCCGGAGCAACAGCGACGACGCGAACATCGCCGCGTGGTAGGAGGTGCCCATCGCGACGAGGTGGATCGCGTCGACGTCGGCGAACGCACCTTCGGAGAACTCCGCGAGGTCGACGCGTCCGTCGAGGGTGTTGACCCGGCCGCGGACCGTCTCGCGCAGCGACACCGGCTGTTCGTTGATCTCCTTCGCCATGAAGTGGTTGTAGCCGGCTTTCGTCGCGGTCTCGGGGTCCCAGTCGACCGTCTCGACGGCGCGGTCGACGGGGAAACCGGCCGTGTCCGAAAGCGCGTAGCCGTCGGGACGGATCACGAGGAAGTCACCGTCGTGGAGGTAGACCACGCGGTCGGTGAAGTCGATGAACGCGGGCACGTCGCTCGCGAGGAACCACTCCCCGTCACCGGGGCCGAACACCAGCGGCGACCCCATCCGGGTGGCGTAGATGGTCTCCTCGTCGCCGATCAGCGCGGCGATGGCGTAGGAGCCGTCGATCCGGGCGACCGCGTCGCGGAAGGCCGTCTCGGGCGTCGAGCCGAGCGCCAGTTCGGCCTCGATCAGGTGCGCGATGACCTCGGTGTCGGTCTCGCTGGTGAAGACGTGGCCGGCGGCTGCTAGCTCGCGACGGAGCGCGGCGTCGTTGTCGACGATACCGTTGTGGACGACGGCGATCTCGCCGGCGCAGTCGAGGTGCGGGTGTGCGTTGCGATCGGTAACGCCGCCGTGGGTGGCCCAGCGGGTGTGGCCGATCCCGATGGTGCCGTCGCGCACGCGCCCGCCATCGGTGTCGTTCTCGACGGCGTCGACCAGGGCGTCGACCTCGCCGACCCGCTTGACGACGCCGACGCCCTCACCGTCGCGTACGGCGATGCCGGCGGAGTCGTAGCCGCGGTATTCGAGTCGGCGCAGGCCGGTCAGCAGGGGGGTGACCACACCGTCCGGTACGAGACAGGCGGTGATCCCGCACATCAGGCGGTCACCTCGGCGGGGTCGCGGGCCGGATCAGTCACGATCGACCCCGCGCGGACGGTGGCGTCGGCGTCGACCTGGGAGCCCGGTTCCAGCGTGACGTTCGGGCCGATCACCGCGCGATCGGCGACGACGCTCCCGAGCCGGCGGTTCGCGTGCAGCGTCCCGCCGAGGCGCACGTCGACGAGCCCCCCCGGCGAGACGACGCCGTCACCCAGTTGGACGCCGGGACCGACGACCGAATCGCGGACGACCGCGCCCGCGCCGACCCGCGCGTCGGTCAGCAGGACCGACCGTTCGACGACGGCGTTCGGGCCGACGTGGACGTTCTCCTGCAGGCAGGTCCCGCCGCGGACGACCGCCCCGGGGCCGAGTTCGCAGTCGGGTCCGACGACGACGTGTCCCTCGACGACCGCGGTCGGGTGGATGCGCGCCGACGCATGGACCGAGTTCGTGCCGTCGCGGGCGAGCAGGGCCTCCGTCACGGTGAGCAGTTGCCACGGGTTCGACGGGTCGAGCCAGCCCTCCCCGACCAGCACGGAGGTCACCGGGCCGTCGAGGTGGTCGAGGGCGTCGGTCAGGCGGAGCTCGTCGCCCCACCGCGGCGTGCGGTCAAGCGCGGCGAACACCGAGCGGTCGAAGACGTACACACCCGCGTTCACGAGGTAGGTGTCGCTCTCTGTGGGGTGCTCGTCGATGTCGGCGATCCGGCCGTGGTCGACGACGACGACGCCGTACGCCTCGGGCGTCTCCGAGTGGGCGACCGCGACGGTCGCGACAGCGTCGGTCTCTACCCCCCGGGCGATCGTCGCTCGGACGGTGTCCGCGTCGACGACGTTGTCGCCGTTGACGACGAGGAAACGCTCACCGACGTGCGCTGCGGCCGCGAGGAGCGCGTGGCCGCTCCCGAGTCGGCGCTCCTGGCGGACGAACGCGAGATCGAGATCGGGGTAGCGCTTCGTCAGGTGCGTCTGGATGCGGTCGGCGCGGTGGCCGACGACGCAGACGATTCGTTCGACACCGGCCGCGACGAGCGCGTCGACGACGTACTCGACGACGGGCCGGTTCGCCACTGGGAGCATCGGCTTCGGCTGGTACTTCGTCAGCGGGCGGAGCCGGCGGCCCTCACCCGCGGCGAGGACGACTGCCTCCGCGATCACGGTCTCTCGCCCCCGGCGGAGGCGGCTGGAACGGCCAGGACGCTCGTATGCATACTGCAGAAAGCGGCCTGAACTGGTATTGTTATGGACGCTGGACCAGCGCAGCCGCCGACCGTTAGGCACTTCAACACCGTCGCGATGGTGGTGGCGAGCCGCACGTCGCGGTCGATCCGGGCGGTAGGATGGTCGTAACCGTCGCCGGTGTACGACTGGAGTGTCGGGGCCCGGACACCCAGCCGAGGCGTGTGGTGTCACTCGCCGTCGCCCCGACGAACGGGGATCGAAGGGCGGCCGGCGGACAGAATAAAACTCTCGTCGAACCGGACCGGATCAGGCCCGGGGAGCGGGACGGTTCGCCTCCAGGGCGGTGAGTGCGGCGAGCGTCCCCACACTGAGGAGCGCCCAGGCGACGTCGGGAACGAGCACGAAACCCGGGACGCCGGCGATCGACGCGACGACGCTCGCACCCAGCCCGCCGGCGATCACGAGGTCGCGCCCGGCGTGAGTCCGCCGGCCGGCCGTCGTGCCCGCCCCGTCCTCGAGGTAGACGTCGAGCTGGGACGCCTCGGGTCTGAGCGCGATATCACCACGGTTCTTGTCGAAGTCGACGACGCCCGCCGTGGCCATCTTCGGGAGGTGACACTGGTAGAGACCGATGTACACCCGCTTGCGCTGTTTGGACGACAGCGCGCCCAGTTCGACGCCGTTCTCCCTGGCAGCGATGTACTCGGCCATCTCGCCGAGCTTCGCCGTTCCCCCGTTCAGTTTCAGATACGCGAGTGCCTCCCGGCGGCGTCGGTTCTTCAGGATCTCGAAGAGCGTATTCTTCGAGAGGCCGGCGGCGGTGGTCGAACCGCCCGCTTCGGTCGGCTCGACCGACCTGGTGTTGGCTCCGTCGGTCGCGGTCGTCGGTCGGATCGGTTCGTTGGTATCAATAGCTGTCTGACTCATATCGTGTTCCCCCTCGGCAGACAAGACAACGCGACGCACACCCCCATGTGCAGTCAGGACGGGACCGACCGGGGTCCCG is part of the Salinigranum marinum genome and encodes:
- a CDS encoding ArsR/SmtB family transcription factor, encoding MVFGDPTETPGFGGDAEAAAVLDALGDAVSREILTAAAGAPVTVEQLATICGVSESTVYRRLDRLNTLGLVERCNPLVSEAKGAYRTTMRGLYVAVDGGQIAVTADGSPDEALASALRLVAEAVDLRRLSYDRDAGTVDLTLSFDDDDFQTFLRLYTDD
- a CDS encoding sugar phosphate nucleotidyltransferase; protein product: MIAEAVVLAAGEGRRLRPLTKYQPKPMLPVANRPVVEYVVDALVAAGVERIVCVVGHRADRIQTHLTKRYPDLDLAFVRQERRLGSGHALLAAAAHVGERFLVVNGDNVVDADTVRATIARGVETDAVATVAVAHSETPEAYGVVVVDHGRIADIDEHPTESDTYLVNAGVYVFDRSVFAALDRTPRWGDELRLTDALDHLDGPVTSVLVGEGWLDPSNPWQLLTVTEALLARDGTNSVHASARIHPTAVVEGHVVVGPDCELGPGAVVRGGTCLQENVHVGPNAVVERSVLLTDARVGAGAVVRDSVVGPGVQLGDGVVSPGGLVDVRLGGTLHANRRLGSVVADRAVIGPNVTLEPGSQVDADATVRAGSIVTDPARDPAEVTA
- the glmS gene encoding glutamine--fructose-6-phosphate transaminase (isomerizing); the encoded protein is MCGITACLVPDGVVTPLLTGLRRLEYRGYDSAGIAVRDGEGVGVVKRVGEVDALVDAVENDTDGGRVRDGTIGIGHTRWATHGGVTDRNAHPHLDCAGEIAVVHNGIVDNDAALRRELAAAGHVFTSETDTEVIAHLIEAELALGSTPETAFRDAVARIDGSYAIAALIGDEETIYATRMGSPLVFGPGDGEWFLASDVPAFIDFTDRVVYLHDGDFLVIRPDGYALSDTAGFPVDRAVETVDWDPETATKAGYNHFMAKEINEQPVSLRETVRGRVNTLDGRVDLAEFSEGAFADVDAIHLVAMGTSYHAAMFASSLLLRHGFDARAAVAGEYAELLPPLSPETLVVAVTQSGETADTLDAVRRAKSAGARTLAVTNVVGSSVTRECDDTLYLRAGPEIGVAATKTFSSQVTALTLLAERLVYDVTGRWSVDSEALLTAITRLSGEVQAVLDTSEAAAVAAALAGSDAYFFIGRGLAHPVALEGALKFKEISYEHAEGFAASDLKHGPLALVTAATPVFAVFTGRGDEATLNNVKEVQARGAPVVAVTSAREGPIIDAADYVLSIPESHPDVAGVLGNVQLQLVAYHAASLLDRPIDRPRNLAKCVTVE
- the glmU gene encoding bifunctional sugar-1-phosphate nucleotidylyltransferase/acetyltransferase → MQTVVLAAGEGTRMRPLTASRPKPMVPVADRPLVAHTIDAAVDAGASHLVLVVGYEADAVRSYFGDHYRGVPVTFAVQTEQRGTADAVRVAAAELDDGPFVVLNGDALYDTPSLTRLYESGPAVGSYRVDNPSSYGVLVTDGDGSDGGGIRVTGVIEKPAEPPSNLINTGAYHFPSEAQAWLDVGESERGELELTDVLERTCDAFDVRAIPFERWLDVGRPWELLAANEWKLDELSPRVDGTVADDAVLEGPVVVEAGARVRSGVVIEGPALIREHATVGPNAYVRGATVVGEEAKVGHAVEVKNSILMEGATVGHLSYVGDSVLGRDVNFGAGTKVANLRHDGADVKLTVKGERVATGRRKLGVVVGDGVKTGINASLNAGVVLSEGSHVAPGEVVTRDR
- a CDS encoding DUF7344 domain-containing protein gives rise to the protein MSQTAIDTNEPIRPTTATDGANTRSVEPTEAGGSTTAAGLSKNTLFEILKNRRRREALAYLKLNGGTAKLGEMAEYIAARENGVELGALSSKQRKRVYIGLYQCHLPKMATAGVVDFDKNRGDIALRPEASQLDVYLEDGAGTTAGRRTHAGRDLVIAGGLGASVVASIAGVPGFVLVPDVAWALLSVGTLAALTALEANRPAPRA
- a CDS encoding translation initiation factor eIF-2B, whose translation is MIDETIARIREMRTHSESAVAVDATLALEELLDREYVGVEEFERDLERNAGALRRSNLSHALLHTAMQETIRGVVGEAETLAEAKAQLRDTIDRLVDTIERSKHEAATNGAERIADGETILTHENSSTVMETLRRALDDGKKLTVYVTETRPRYIGRLTVRELATWDGVDAHLVTDSAAGYFMHEADRVLLGMNCLVDETYYNRIGTFPLCAVASVLDCPVTVVAASRKIVDEGFVFENDMRSPSEVLSEPAEGFTVENPAYDATPLALVDTIITESGFLSF
- a CDS encoding metallophosphoesterase yields the protein MKLGVISDTHDNVASVERAVAVFEREGVDTLVHCGDVIAPPVLPFFEGFEVHGVLGNNDGELDGLEAGFRALGNGSELHGRLAELTFDGARVAVLHGESRERVEDLASSGAYDLVCYGHHHERDHREVDGCVVLNPGAQFPTVPAEHNTVAIYDTETGAVAFHDVAA